The Halomicronema hongdechloris C2206 genome includes a window with the following:
- a CDS encoding PPC domain-containing protein, whose translation MKLTRLSLCFPIAALTVGISTFGAHAQTALYNPVEMPASREITDTLTENDIPTGFGGFARDYTVYLEDGDQVAIDVISEEFDTLVTLMDANGNTVGENDDGPDGTTNSLLFARITETGTYTVRVRAYAGQGTGEFYLKVARLREI comes from the coding sequence ATGAAACTGACTCGACTTTCTCTGTGTTTTCCCATCGCTGCTCTCACAGTGGGAATCAGCACGTTTGGGGCCCATGCCCAAACGGCCCTTTACAACCCTGTTGAGATGCCAGCCAGCCGTGAAATTACCGATACTCTTACAGAAAACGATATTCCCACGGGCTTTGGCGGATTTGCCCGCGATTACACCGTGTACCTAGAAGATGGTGACCAGGTAGCCATTGATGTCATTTCTGAGGAGTTTGATACCCTCGTTACCTTGATGGATGCCAATGGCAACACCGTTGGTGAAAATGATGACGGTCCCGATGGCACCACTAACTCTCTGCTGTTTGCTCGGATTACAGAGACAGGAACTTACACGGTACGGGTACGGGCCTATGCCGGACAGGGTACCGGCGAATTTTACCTGAAAGTGGCCAGACTGCGAGAAATTTAA
- a CDS encoding lysophospholipid acyltransferase family protein encodes MCDRNPAVFYGPRLTSWLVWLVQRLAEPLGRRLYWVDLVLSQADHQVLAALAQERVILLPNHPTFQDPIVMFLLSARVNQAFHYLAALETFTNPHAMVFMAADNSFWRILLRLMDEHTWCFRNFLQRLGLYSVRRGLADRASIAQTLALLQQSQTHLVIFPEGGCSFQNDTVMPFRAGGIQLAFQALNRCAKQDRPLPDLYVLPVAIKYVYTEDMQPVIEATLQRLEQALALDDVMVSTPDAYTRLRRIAEAVLGRLEQEYDQHRPEATTLSLDDRITHLKQAVLDACEAQLGLSAAPETPVRERVYRIQHALRNGSDSEPSELFFSPESVEKATARLLNFDAICDGYVAANPTPERFLDTLIRLEREVFEIDQPPPKGHRQAILRLGTPINLKDAFADYCQDRTATVERLTNQAQAAVQAMLDGVNGGKAGKREG; translated from the coding sequence ATGTGCGATCGCAACCCTGCTGTTTTCTATGGACCTCGCCTTACCTCCTGGCTGGTCTGGCTGGTGCAGCGATTGGCGGAACCCCTAGGGCGGCGTCTCTACTGGGTCGATCTGGTCTTGAGTCAGGCGGATCATCAGGTGTTGGCAGCCCTAGCGCAGGAACGGGTGATTTTATTACCGAATCATCCCACCTTCCAAGATCCCATCGTCATGTTTCTGCTCTCGGCCCGCGTTAACCAAGCGTTCCATTACCTGGCTGCCCTGGAGACCTTTACCAACCCCCATGCCATGGTTTTCATGGCGGCAGATAACAGTTTCTGGCGGATCCTGCTGCGGTTGATGGATGAGCACACCTGGTGTTTTCGCAATTTTCTGCAACGGCTAGGGCTGTACTCGGTGCGGCGGGGCTTGGCAGACCGGGCCAGCATTGCCCAAACCTTGGCCCTATTGCAACAGTCCCAGACCCATCTGGTGATTTTTCCGGAGGGGGGCTGCTCGTTTCAAAACGATACGGTGATGCCCTTTCGGGCCGGGGGCATTCAGCTGGCATTTCAGGCCCTGAACCGCTGTGCCAAGCAAGACCGACCCCTACCCGATCTATATGTGCTGCCGGTGGCCATCAAGTATGTCTATACCGAGGATATGCAGCCGGTGATCGAGGCCACGCTGCAGCGATTGGAGCAGGCTTTGGCCCTAGACGATGTGATGGTCTCCACTCCCGATGCCTATACCCGCCTGCGTCGAATCGCCGAAGCGGTCTTGGGGCGCCTAGAGCAGGAATATGACCAACACCGCCCGGAGGCTACCACCCTCTCCCTAGACGACCGCATTACTCACCTGAAGCAAGCCGTGCTGGATGCCTGTGAAGCCCAACTGGGTCTCAGTGCTGCCCCCGAAACCCCGGTGCGAGAGCGGGTATACCGAATTCAGCATGCCCTGCGCAACGGGTCTGACAGTGAGCCCTCAGAGCTTTTCTTTTCCCCTGAGAGCGTCGAGAAAGCGACGGCGCGGCTGCTCAACTTCGACGCCATCTGCGACGGCTACGTGGCCGCCAACCCTACGCCCGAGCGCTTTCTGGATACCCTGATTCGCCTAGAACGGGAAGTCTTCGAGATCGACCAACCCCCGCCCAAGGGCCATCGCCAAGCCATCCTCCGCCTGGGCACTCCGATCAACTTGAAAGACGCCTTCGCAGACTACTGCCAGGATCGCACCGCCACGGTGGAGCGGCTGACTAACCAAGCCCAGGCGGCCGTGCAGGCCATGCTGGATGGAGTGAATGGTGGCAAGGCGGGGAAGAGGGAAGGGTGA
- a CDS encoding nucleotidyltransferase family protein, with the protein MATDTFKCSDLLSTLRQLKPMLVETYGVTRLGIFGSVARDEAIATSDVDVVVEMPPDLFSMVHLKEHLQESLQVSVDLVRYRPHMNAFLKQRIDQEAIYV; encoded by the coding sequence ATGGCGACAGACACATTCAAATGCAGTGATCTATTGTCAACACTGCGTCAACTCAAGCCGATGCTAGTAGAAACCTACGGAGTGACCCGTTTAGGCATCTTCGGCTCTGTTGCTAGGGATGAAGCGATCGCAACCAGCGATGTTGATGTTGTGGTCGAAATGCCGCCCGACCTATTTTCGATGGTGCATCTCAAGGAGCACCTTCAGGAATCGCTACAAGTCTCCGTTGATTTAGTCCGATATCGTCCTCATATGAACGCCTTCCTAAAACAGCGCATTGACCAAGAGGCGATTTATGTCTGA
- a CDS encoding cysteine synthase A has translation MDIKHGFVGTVGNTPLIRLNSFSEATGCEILGKAEFLNPGGSVKDRAALYIIKDAEERGLLAPGGTVVEGTAGNTGIGLVHICNAKGYRCLIVIPETQSQEKMDLLRTLGAEVRTVPAVPYRDPNNYVKVSGRWAEEMDNAIWANQFDNLANRRAHYETTGPEIWSETDGTIDAWVASTGTGGTYAGAAMFFKEKNPNIHCVVADPMGSGLYSYAKTGKISTEGKSITEGIGNSRITANMEGAPIDDAIQIDDPEALRMIYQLLYKDGLFMGGSVGINVGAAVALAKQMGPGHTIVTVLCDSGSRYQSRIYSRPWLEQKGLWSDDLLPR, from the coding sequence ATGGATATCAAGCACGGTTTCGTTGGCACGGTAGGCAACACCCCTTTGATCCGCCTCAATAGCTTCAGTGAGGCCACAGGCTGCGAGATCTTAGGCAAGGCCGAGTTTCTCAATCCGGGAGGTTCCGTTAAGGATCGGGCCGCCCTCTACATCATCAAAGATGCCGAAGAGCGAGGGCTGTTGGCCCCAGGCGGCACGGTGGTGGAGGGCACCGCTGGCAACACCGGCATTGGTCTAGTGCACATTTGCAACGCCAAGGGCTACAGATGCTTGATCGTGATTCCCGAGACCCAATCCCAGGAAAAGATGGACCTACTGCGGACCCTGGGGGCCGAGGTCCGCACGGTGCCAGCCGTCCCCTACCGGGATCCCAACAATTATGTGAAAGTCTCTGGCCGCTGGGCTGAGGAAATGGACAACGCCATTTGGGCCAACCAGTTCGACAACCTGGCCAATCGCCGTGCCCACTATGAGACCACCGGGCCGGAAATCTGGAGTGAAACCGACGGCACCATTGACGCCTGGGTCGCCTCTACCGGTACTGGCGGCACCTATGCCGGTGCGGCCATGTTCTTCAAAGAGAAGAATCCCAATATTCACTGCGTCGTGGCCGATCCCATGGGCAGCGGTCTCTACAGCTACGCCAAAACCGGGAAGATCTCCACAGAGGGTAAATCCATCACCGAGGGCATTGGCAACAGCCGCATCACCGCCAACATGGAAGGAGCCCCCATCGACGATGCCATCCAAATCGACGACCCAGAAGCCCTGCGCATGATCTATCAATTGCTCTACAAAGACGGGCTGTTTATGGGAGGCTCCGTCGGCATCAATGTGGGGGCAGCCGTGGCCCTGGCTAAGCAAATGGGACCGGGACACACCATCGTCACCGTCCTCTGCGACAGCGGTTCCCGTTACCAATCCCGCATTTACAGCCGTCCCTGGCTGGAGCAAAAGGGCCTGTGGTCCGATGATTTGTTGCCTCGCTGA
- the ygfZ gene encoding CAF17-like 4Fe-4S cluster assembly/insertion protein YgfZ codes for MTDPLRQLQASAGATLSDQSVPLSFGNDAVALQAAEQGAALVDCCHWGRIRLGDADRLRFLHNQTTNSFQQRQPGEICNTVFVTSTARTIDLATAYILEEAVLLLVSPGQAQRLMEWMDRFIFFADKVSLTDVTAETATFSLVGPVSQTLLTKVGAEVVADLAPGQHRHCSLGDLDVHIAAGSGLTLPGYTLICAIDQAAPLWQRLTEVGAVPLGEQEWQHLRIRQGRPMPGAELSDDYNPLEAGLWSAIAFDKGCYIGQETIARLNTYQGVKQQLWGLKLSTPESPGTPITVEGRKVGQLTSVVETPEGPFGLGYIRTKSGGAGLQVQVGNSEATVLDIPFASRGYLAVQPSE; via the coding sequence ATGACAGACCCATTACGGCAACTTCAGGCAAGTGCAGGCGCAACCTTGTCCGACCAATCGGTGCCCCTCAGCTTTGGCAATGATGCTGTGGCTCTGCAGGCAGCAGAACAGGGAGCAGCCCTGGTCGATTGCTGCCATTGGGGCCGCATTCGCTTGGGGGATGCCGACCGCCTGCGGTTTCTCCATAATCAGACCACTAACAGCTTCCAACAGCGCCAACCCGGAGAAATCTGCAATACGGTTTTCGTCACCTCCACGGCTCGCACCATCGACCTGGCCACGGCCTACATCCTAGAGGAGGCCGTGCTGTTGCTAGTTTCCCCGGGTCAGGCCCAGCGCCTGATGGAGTGGATGGATCGCTTCATCTTCTTCGCCGACAAGGTCTCCCTCACCGATGTCACCGCTGAGACCGCGACCTTTTCCTTAGTCGGTCCCGTCAGTCAGACCCTGTTGACCAAGGTAGGAGCAGAGGTAGTTGCAGATCTAGCTCCAGGACAGCATCGACACTGCTCTTTGGGGGATCTAGACGTCCACATTGCGGCTGGTAGTGGCCTCACCTTGCCCGGTTATACCCTGATCTGCGCTATCGACCAGGCCGCTCCCCTATGGCAGCGGCTCACCGAGGTCGGTGCCGTGCCGCTGGGAGAGCAAGAGTGGCAACACCTGCGTATTCGCCAGGGTCGTCCCATGCCCGGGGCCGAACTCAGCGATGACTATAACCCCTTAGAAGCCGGTCTCTGGTCAGCCATTGCCTTCGATAAAGGATGCTACATTGGCCAGGAGACGATTGCCCGCCTCAATACTTATCAGGGGGTGAAGCAGCAGCTCTGGGGCCTGAAATTATCCACCCCAGAGTCTCCCGGCACCCCCATTACCGTGGAGGGCAGAAAAGTCGGGCAGCTCACTAGCGTGGTTGAGACCCCGGAAGGCCCCTTCGGCCTGGGCTATATTCGCACCAAGAGTGGCGGGGCCGGCCTGCAGGTACAGGTGGGCAACAGCGAGGCAACGGTTTTAGATATTCCCTTCGCCTCTCGCGGTTATTTGGCGGTGCAGCCCAGTGAGTAG
- the tnpC gene encoding IS66 family transposase: MSETITIAGIEIPKADWDATPASVQAVVMVLSERLAHIEEQLKQNSRNSSRPPSSDTLSQRQAKPEEPSSSKRRESKRSQGAQGKKGHQGFGFYPVEAAHLHHHIPERCRHCGEGLSGVDEQPHRHQVVDVPPLSLQVEEHQLHQLTCECCGKTTRGQFPPEVPTTGYGDRLVSLVGLLSSGEYRQSHSMAQSLLSVVFGLELSRSSIHRMRTQVSAAVSAPVAAAHEYVQSQASVHSDETGFPQRNRDGANPQGRKGWLWVLCAPWVMVFWVSLQRSQQAAKDLIGEGFTGIVHSDRYSAYNRLPIHQRQVCWAHLKRDLTQIAERSGVSQAIGTALLARQRRLFRWWHRVRDGTMIREQLGEAVAHLRAGFKAELESACALPIGANETSALAKSVSTLREILKVEDALWTFVDTPGVEPTNNTAERALRSGVIWRRTTQGSQSTAGSEFVGRILTVTTSLKAQERNAWDYLTQALRAQRLGLPAPSLLPLPKPQDLPMPLALPQA; this comes from the coding sequence ATGAGCGAAACCATCACCATTGCCGGAATTGAAATTCCCAAAGCCGATTGGGATGCAACCCCTGCCAGTGTGCAAGCCGTGGTGATGGTGTTGAGTGAGCGTCTTGCGCACATTGAAGAGCAACTCAAGCAAAATTCGAGAAATTCATCCCGTCCCCCCTCCAGCGATACCTTGAGTCAGCGCCAAGCGAAACCAGAAGAGCCATCATCGAGCAAGCGCCGCGAGTCTAAGCGCTCACAAGGAGCCCAAGGAAAGAAGGGGCATCAAGGATTTGGCTTTTATCCGGTCGAGGCGGCTCATCTGCATCATCATATTCCTGAGAGATGTCGCCATTGTGGTGAAGGACTGAGTGGGGTGGATGAGCAGCCTCATCGGCATCAGGTAGTGGATGTGCCGCCCTTGAGCTTGCAGGTGGAGGAGCATCAACTGCACCAATTAACCTGCGAGTGCTGTGGCAAAACGACCCGAGGCCAATTCCCCCCAGAGGTCCCCACCACAGGCTACGGAGACCGATTGGTGAGCCTAGTCGGACTGTTGAGTAGTGGGGAGTATCGCCAAAGTCACAGCATGGCTCAGTCGTTGCTGTCGGTTGTGTTTGGCCTGGAGCTATCGCGTAGCAGTATTCATCGCATGCGCACTCAAGTGAGCGCAGCGGTGTCAGCCCCTGTTGCAGCGGCTCATGAGTATGTGCAGTCGCAGGCATCGGTGCATAGCGATGAGACGGGATTTCCGCAACGCAACCGCGATGGGGCCAATCCGCAGGGACGCAAAGGCTGGCTATGGGTGTTGTGTGCACCCTGGGTGATGGTGTTTTGGGTGTCGTTGCAACGCTCCCAACAGGCAGCAAAAGACCTCATAGGTGAGGGATTTACCGGGATTGTTCACTCAGATCGATACAGTGCGTATAATCGGTTGCCCATCCATCAACGGCAGGTGTGTTGGGCGCATCTGAAGCGGGATTTAACCCAAATTGCCGAACGCAGTGGGGTATCCCAAGCGATTGGCACCGCCTTGTTAGCCCGTCAACGACGCTTATTTCGCTGGTGGCATCGGGTGCGGGATGGCACGATGATCCGTGAGCAATTAGGTGAAGCGGTGGCGCACTTGCGGGCCGGGTTCAAGGCGGAGTTGGAATCGGCCTGTGCCTTACCGATTGGGGCGAACGAAACGAGTGCCTTAGCCAAAAGTGTCAGCACCTTGCGTGAGATACTCAAGGTGGAGGATGCCCTCTGGACATTTGTGGATACCCCGGGAGTTGAGCCGACCAATAACACCGCCGAGCGGGCCTTGCGGTCTGGGGTGATTTGGCGGCGCACCACTCAAGGGTCTCAATCAACAGCGGGCAGTGAGTTTGTGGGTCGGATTTTGACGGTAACCACCTCCCTCAAGGCTCAGGAGCGCAATGCTTGGGATTACTTGACTCAGGCGCTGCGAGCCCAGCGATTAGGTTTGCCTGCGCCATCCCTGTTACCCCTTCCTAAACCGCAAGACTTGCCTATGCCGTTAGCGTTGCCCCAAGCCTAA
- a CDS encoding alpha-amylase, with amino-acid sequence MAELNGVMMQCFHWYIPAGGTLWSEVTHNAKAMAEAGFTAMWLPPAYKGLGGGYDVGYGVYDMFDLGEFDQKGSISTKYGNRAQYLAAIGALHDVGIQVYGDAVLNHRMGADAAETFKAIPFPKDNRLHPKGDLQEIKSYTHFYFPGRQGKYSSFEWYWYHFDAVDYNDYNPDDRDTVYLIEGHQFDDYVALEKGNYAYLMGCDLDFQNEWVRGEITHWGKWYLDTTGVDGFRLDAIKHISSWFFPQWIDALEHHAQRDLFVVGEYWYNDLGTLRWYIDAVGGRMAVFDVPLHYNFYAASRAGGQYNMATILDGTLMQTDSFHAVTFVENHDSQPLQALESPVEPWFKPLAYALILLRQQGYPCVFYADYYGADYEDYGKDGNRYPIHMPCHRWIIDKLLYARRHYAYGPQYDYFDHFNTIGWTRLGDEAHPQGLAVLMSDGPEGHKWMEVGQPNAKFVDLSEHVSEPVYTNEHGWGEFRCQGGSVSVWVQAA; translated from the coding sequence GTGGCGGAACTCAACGGTGTCATGATGCAATGCTTCCACTGGTATATTCCCGCCGGTGGAACCCTCTGGAGCGAAGTCACACACAATGCCAAAGCCATGGCAGAGGCAGGCTTTACCGCCATGTGGCTGCCCCCGGCCTATAAAGGGTTGGGTGGCGGCTATGACGTCGGCTATGGCGTCTATGACATGTTTGATCTGGGGGAGTTTGATCAAAAGGGATCTATCAGCACCAAGTATGGCAATCGGGCGCAATATCTGGCGGCTATTGGTGCCCTGCATGATGTCGGCATCCAGGTCTATGGCGATGCCGTTTTGAACCACCGCATGGGAGCCGATGCTGCGGAAACTTTTAAGGCGATTCCGTTTCCCAAGGATAATCGCCTGCATCCGAAGGGGGACTTGCAAGAGATTAAGAGCTATACCCATTTCTACTTTCCCGGTCGCCAAGGGAAATACTCTAGCTTTGAATGGTACTGGTATCACTTCGATGCCGTCGATTACAACGACTACAATCCCGATGACCGCGACACGGTGTATTTGATTGAGGGGCATCAATTCGACGACTATGTGGCCCTGGAGAAGGGAAACTATGCCTATTTGATGGGCTGCGATTTAGATTTTCAGAACGAATGGGTGCGGGGAGAAATCACCCACTGGGGTAAGTGGTATCTCGATACTACTGGGGTGGATGGCTTCCGCCTGGATGCCATCAAGCATATTTCTTCCTGGTTTTTCCCCCAGTGGATAGACGCCCTGGAGCATCATGCCCAGAGAGACCTGTTTGTGGTGGGTGAATACTGGTACAACGATCTGGGAACCTTGCGGTGGTATATCGATGCCGTCGGCGGGCGGATGGCTGTCTTCGATGTGCCGCTGCACTACAACTTCTACGCCGCCAGCCGGGCCGGGGGGCAGTACAACATGGCCACTATCCTGGATGGCACGTTGATGCAGACGGACTCGTTCCATGCGGTTACCTTCGTGGAGAACCATGACTCGCAGCCCCTGCAAGCCCTGGAGTCGCCGGTGGAGCCCTGGTTTAAGCCCCTGGCCTATGCCTTGATTCTGCTGCGGCAGCAGGGGTATCCCTGTGTGTTTTATGCCGATTATTACGGGGCCGACTACGAAGACTATGGCAAGGATGGCAATCGCTATCCCATCCACATGCCCTGCCACCGCTGGATCATCGATAAGTTGCTCTATGCTCGTCGTCACTATGCCTATGGCCCTCAGTACGACTATTTCGACCACTTCAATACCATCGGCTGGACTCGCTTAGGGGATGAGGCCCATCCCCAGGGGTTAGCGGTGTTGATGAGTGATGGTCCGGAGGGGCACAAGTGGATGGAGGTGGGGCAGCCCAATGCCAAGTTTGTGGATCTGAGCGAGCATGTCTCGGAGCCGGTCTATACTAACGAACACGGCTGGGGTGAGTTTCGCTGCCAGGGTGGCTCGGTCTCGGTATGGGTGCAGGCCGCATAA
- a CDS encoding NYN domain-containing protein: MTSPRLVAKIESEKPTLRLAVLIDADNAQAAVIEGLLAEIARFGEATVKRIYGDFTAPTSASWKKVLHKYSIKPVQQFAYTIGKNATDSTLIIDAMDLLYTRKFDGFCLMTSDSDFTGLAVRIREEGLTVLGFGEQKTPEAFRNACHKFIFTEVLRPALEESELDGNADESKSSKKYKKSSEKDKTEDKKETFPTQFLLTALEQSSDDEGWAELGTFGSYLNKLQPDFDSRLYGYKKLSQLVKAKQDLFVTEERDVAGGTHKALYVRAK; this comes from the coding sequence ATGACTTCTCCAAGGCTAGTAGCAAAAATTGAGTCAGAGAAGCCAACCCTTCGTCTTGCTGTCCTGATTGATGCTGATAATGCGCAAGCGGCGGTCATTGAAGGCCTCTTAGCTGAGATTGCACGTTTTGGTGAGGCCACAGTAAAGCGTATCTATGGTGACTTTACCGCTCCCACTAGCGCCTCGTGGAAAAAGGTACTTCACAAATATTCTATTAAACCTGTACAGCAATTTGCTTATACGATAGGGAAAAATGCAACAGATAGCACTTTGATTATCGATGCTATGGACTTATTATACACGCGTAAGTTTGACGGTTTTTGTTTGATGACTAGTGATAGCGACTTTACTGGTCTAGCAGTAAGAATTCGAGAGGAAGGATTGACTGTCCTCGGTTTTGGAGAGCAAAAAACGCCCGAAGCTTTTAGAAATGCCTGCCATAAATTTATTTTTACTGAGGTATTACGTCCTGCACTTGAAGAAAGTGAATTAGATGGCAATGCTGATGAATCCAAATCATCAAAGAAATATAAGAAGTCCAGTGAGAAAGACAAAACTGAAGACAAGAAAGAAACCTTCCCGACACAGTTTCTTTTGACAGCGTTAGAGCAATCTAGTGATGATGAAGGATGGGCTGAACTTGGGACTTTCGGAAGTTATTTAAATAAACTTCAACCTGACTTCGATTCGCGTTTATATGGCTACAAGAAGCTTTCTCAGCTAGTAAAAGCAAAGCAGGATTTATTTGTGACTGAAGAGAGGGATGTCGCTGGAGGGACTCACAAAGCCCTGTATGTCCGAGCAAAGTAA
- a CDS encoding addiction module protein translates to MDITTTLNEITALSVEEWMRLVQAIWDSTAAQQAYPDLTEAQKQELDRRGGTMRLISAREVTRFERGAYEKGLR, encoded by the coding sequence ATGGACATTACCACCACACTCAACGAAATTACTGCTCTCAGCGTTGAAGAGTGGATGCGCCTTGTCCAAGCCATTTGGGACAGCACCGCCGCCCAGCAAGCCTATCCCGACCTGACTGAAGCCCAGAAGCAAGAACTCGACCGGCGAGGAGGCACCATGCGCCTCATCAGTGCCAGAGAAGTCACACGCTTTGAACGAGGTGCTTACGAAAAAGGATTAAGGTAG
- a CDS encoding HepT-like ribonuclease domain-containing protein has product MSDIALLREVLRQIEEAINRIERRFTGIQSAKDFTQTDEGLDRLDGIAMMLIWMGESIKNLEKYGGKKFLAAYPDVDWKGAKGTRDILSHHYGDVDVEVVFDICDRYIPSVKMTIERMKQDLDAGSETIQ; this is encoded by the coding sequence ATGTCTGATATTGCGCTGTTGCGAGAAGTGCTGCGCCAAATTGAAGAGGCCATCAATCGCATTGAGCGACGCTTTACAGGCATCCAATCTGCCAAGGATTTCACTCAAACCGATGAAGGACTCGATAGACTCGACGGCATCGCTATGATGCTGATTTGGATGGGCGAAAGTATCAAAAACCTCGAAAAGTATGGCGGCAAGAAGTTTTTAGCGGCTTACCCAGACGTGGACTGGAAAGGCGCTAAAGGCACTCGCGATATTCTCAGCCATCACTATGGTGATGTCGATGTAGAAGTGGTGTTTGATATCTGCGATCGCTACATTCCGTCCGTGAAAATGACTATCGAGCGCATGAAACAGGATTTGGATGCAGGCAGTGAAACGATTCAGTAA